A section of the Centropristis striata isolate RG_2023a ecotype Rhode Island chromosome 7, C.striata_1.0, whole genome shotgun sequence genome encodes:
- the ddhd2 gene encoding phospholipase DDHD2 isoform X1, with translation MSHSPGEEGGLSQAAPNVNTQDKFDNPTQTLATENTPGEQVSPVVDEASPSSTSSFEMLDMEPVPAPYQEVQPHWFYCRRADDSTSWLPFSREDSDRLENACNTVGDKEEVVIAVDGERYDVHVVERKRYAVYWEQGPTEVRRCTWFYKGDKDTRFMPYPEDFSKRLEEAYMIAVTLDEWKRKLDFPNGETVILHNPKLIMQYQPIGLQDEWVSSPSEQTRPRTVKRGVENISVEIPEGEPEKVDHLVFMVHGIGPACDLRFRSIIQCVNDFRSASLSLLGSHYKRAQQDGQIGRVEFLPVNWHSALHGDATGVDEDIQRITLPSISRLRHFTNDTLLDLFFYNSPTYCQTIVDTVASEINRLHTLFKQRHSEFNGTISVVGHSLGSLILFDLLTNQKTGSETRQGVPSGQPCHQNCDTLQETLTRLGLQQFLDTLQAENLDLESLALCQDGDLKDLGIPLGPRKKILNYVRKKWFSEECKTGAVRLPPGLQLPSEVACDADGTQPSGLTMQQTQFHRAQSVTSAVDYEYFDVGIGQTNGGIAKGQVSIDYPQLAFHPQTFFAFGSPIGMFLTVRGLKHIDPNYTFPTCKSFYNIYHPYDPVAYRIEPMIVTEVDLEPMLIPHHKGRKRMHLELKDSLTRMSMDLKNNVLGSLRTAWQSFARLPVAALPPVDEADTAIERNVQETQASAAVSASAKREGQSADFWTKILEWPRALHKHYFQGACEEAESSVSAEQMEHPEIKVGMLNGGRRIDYVLQEKPIESFNEYLFAIQSHLCYWESEDTALLLLKEIYDKLGVAFEQPQQ, from the exons ATGTCACACAGTCCTGGTGAAGAGGGGGGTCTATCTCAGGCTGCCCCAAACGTCAACACTCAAGACAAGTTTGACAACCCAACTCAGACTTTGGCAACAGAGAACACACCTGGGGAGCAG GTGTCGCCTGTGGTGGATGAGGCGTCCCCTTCTTCCACATCCTCTTTTGAGATGCTTGACATGGAGCCTGTCCCAGCCCCTTATCAAGAAGTGCAGCCGCACTGGTTCTACTGTCGACGGGCTGATGACAGCACCTCCTGGCTTCCTTTCAGCAGGGAAGACTCCGACAGACTAGAGAACGCCTGCAACACAG TAGGGGACAAGGAGGAGGTGGTGATAGCTGTGGATGGAGAGCGTTATGACGTACATGTCGTGGAGAGGAAGCGCTACGCTGTGTACTGGGAGCAAGGCCCCACTGAAGTGCGCCGCTGTACCTGGTTCTATAAAGGAGATAAAGACACCAGGTTCATGCCTTACCCAGAGGACTTCAGCAAGAGACTGGAG GAGGCCTATATGATAGCAGTGACCTTGGATGAATGGAAGAGGAAACTGGATTTTCCCAACGGAGAGACCGTCATTTTACACAATCCCAAG CTGATAATGCAATATCAGCCAATAGGATTGCAGGATGAGTGGGTGTCCTCCCCCTCGGAGCAGACACGACCTCGAACAGTCAAAAGGGGAGTGGAGAACATCTCTGTAGAAATACCTGAGG GGGAACCAGAAAAGGTGGACCACCTTGTCTTTATGGTCCATGGCATCGGCCCTGCATGTGACTTGCGCTTCAGATCCATCATACAGTGTG TGAATGACTTCAGGAGTGCTTCTCTGTCCCTGCTGGGTTCTCATTATAAGCGTGCTCAGCAGGATGGCCAGATAGGAAGAGTGGAGTTCCTCCCAGTCAACTGGCACAGCGCTCTGCATGGGGATGCCACTGGTGTAGACGA GGACATCCAGAGGATCACTCTCCCAAGCATCAGCAGGCTGAGACATTTCACCAACGACACTCTGCTGGACCTGTTCTTCTATAACAGCCCCACCTACTGCCAGACCATAGTGGACACAGTGGCCTCAGAGATCAACAGACTCCACACCCTCTTCAAACAGAGACACTCAGAATTCAATGGGACAATTTCAGTAGTGGGCCATAGCCTGG GTTCATTGATCCTGTTTGACCTGCTAACCAATCAGAAGACTGGATCAGAAACTAGACAGGGG GTGCCTTCTGGTCAGCCTTGTCATCAAAACTGTGACACACTGCAGGAGACTCTGACCAGGCTTGGTCTACAGCAATTCCTGGATACACTACAGGCAGAAAACCTAGACCTGGAATCactg GCTCTTTGCCAAGACGGTGATCTCAAAGATTTAGGAATTCCTCTTGGACCTCGGAAGAAGATCCTGAACTACGTCAGAAAGAAATGGTTTTCAGAG GAGTGTAAGACAGGGGCAGTACGTCTGCCACCAGGTTTGCAACTTCCATCTGAAGTGGCCTGCGATGCTGATGGCACCCAGCCTTCAGGACTGACGATGCAGCAGACCCAGTTCCACAGGGCGCAGTCTGTCACCAGCGCTGTAGACTACGAATACTTTGACGTCGGCATTGGACAG ACCAATGGAGGCATAGCCAAGGGACAG GTGTCGATTGATTACCCACAGCTGGCTTTCCACCCTcaaacattttttgcttttggCTCTCCTATTGGAATGTTCCTGACTGTCCGTGGGCTCAAACACATCGATCCCAACTACACCTTTCCAACCTGCAAGAGCTTTTACAACATCTACCACCCA TATGACCCTGTGGCCTATCGGATAGAGCCCATGATTGTTACAGAGGTGGATCTGGAGCCCATGCTGATCCCTCATCATAAAGGCCGCAAGAGAATGCACCTGG AGCTAAAGGACAGCTTGACTCGTATGAGCATGGATTTGAAGAACAATGTTTTGGGATCTTTACGGACTGCATGGCAGTCCTTTGCCAGACTACCAGTTGCTGCGCTGCCCCCAGTGGACGAAGCAGATACTGCAATAGAGAGAAACGTTCAAGAGACACAAG CCTCTGCGGCAGTTTCTGCTTCTGCTAAGAGGGAAGGGCAAAGTGCTGATTTTTGGACTAAAATACTGGAGTGGCCCAGGGCCCTTCATAAGCATTACTTCCAAG GAGCGTGTGAGGAGGCAGAGTCCTCAGTTTCAGCAGAGCAGATGGAGCACCCTGAAATTAAAGTGGGAATGTTGAATGGAGGGCGAAGGATCGACTATGTACTTCAGGAAAAACCCATTGAGAGCTTCAACGAGTACCTGTTTGCCATCCAGTCTCATCTTTGTTACTG GGAATCAGAGGACACTGCTCTCCTTCTTCTAAAGGAGATCTACGACAAGCTAGGTGTGGCCTTTGAACAGCCACAACAGTGA
- the ddhd2 gene encoding phospholipase DDHD2 isoform X2 — protein sequence MSHSPGEEGGLSQAAPNVNTQDKFDNPTQTLATENTPGEQVSPVVDEASPSSTSSFEMLDMEPVPAPYQEVQPHWFYCRRADDSTSWLPFSREDSDRLENACNTGDKEEVVIAVDGERYDVHVVERKRYAVYWEQGPTEVRRCTWFYKGDKDTRFMPYPEDFSKRLEEAYMIAVTLDEWKRKLDFPNGETVILHNPKLIMQYQPIGLQDEWVSSPSEQTRPRTVKRGVENISVEIPEGEPEKVDHLVFMVHGIGPACDLRFRSIIQCVNDFRSASLSLLGSHYKRAQQDGQIGRVEFLPVNWHSALHGDATGVDEDIQRITLPSISRLRHFTNDTLLDLFFYNSPTYCQTIVDTVASEINRLHTLFKQRHSEFNGTISVVGHSLGSLILFDLLTNQKTGSETRQGVPSGQPCHQNCDTLQETLTRLGLQQFLDTLQAENLDLESLALCQDGDLKDLGIPLGPRKKILNYVRKKWFSEECKTGAVRLPPGLQLPSEVACDADGTQPSGLTMQQTQFHRAQSVTSAVDYEYFDVGIGQTNGGIAKGQVSIDYPQLAFHPQTFFAFGSPIGMFLTVRGLKHIDPNYTFPTCKSFYNIYHPYDPVAYRIEPMIVTEVDLEPMLIPHHKGRKRMHLELKDSLTRMSMDLKNNVLGSLRTAWQSFARLPVAALPPVDEADTAIERNVQETQASAAVSASAKREGQSADFWTKILEWPRALHKHYFQGACEEAESSVSAEQMEHPEIKVGMLNGGRRIDYVLQEKPIESFNEYLFAIQSHLCYWESEDTALLLLKEIYDKLGVAFEQPQQ from the exons ATGTCACACAGTCCTGGTGAAGAGGGGGGTCTATCTCAGGCTGCCCCAAACGTCAACACTCAAGACAAGTTTGACAACCCAACTCAGACTTTGGCAACAGAGAACACACCTGGGGAGCAG GTGTCGCCTGTGGTGGATGAGGCGTCCCCTTCTTCCACATCCTCTTTTGAGATGCTTGACATGGAGCCTGTCCCAGCCCCTTATCAAGAAGTGCAGCCGCACTGGTTCTACTGTCGACGGGCTGATGACAGCACCTCCTGGCTTCCTTTCAGCAGGGAAGACTCCGACAGACTAGAGAACGCCTGCAACACAG GGGACAAGGAGGAGGTGGTGATAGCTGTGGATGGAGAGCGTTATGACGTACATGTCGTGGAGAGGAAGCGCTACGCTGTGTACTGGGAGCAAGGCCCCACTGAAGTGCGCCGCTGTACCTGGTTCTATAAAGGAGATAAAGACACCAGGTTCATGCCTTACCCAGAGGACTTCAGCAAGAGACTGGAG GAGGCCTATATGATAGCAGTGACCTTGGATGAATGGAAGAGGAAACTGGATTTTCCCAACGGAGAGACCGTCATTTTACACAATCCCAAG CTGATAATGCAATATCAGCCAATAGGATTGCAGGATGAGTGGGTGTCCTCCCCCTCGGAGCAGACACGACCTCGAACAGTCAAAAGGGGAGTGGAGAACATCTCTGTAGAAATACCTGAGG GGGAACCAGAAAAGGTGGACCACCTTGTCTTTATGGTCCATGGCATCGGCCCTGCATGTGACTTGCGCTTCAGATCCATCATACAGTGTG TGAATGACTTCAGGAGTGCTTCTCTGTCCCTGCTGGGTTCTCATTATAAGCGTGCTCAGCAGGATGGCCAGATAGGAAGAGTGGAGTTCCTCCCAGTCAACTGGCACAGCGCTCTGCATGGGGATGCCACTGGTGTAGACGA GGACATCCAGAGGATCACTCTCCCAAGCATCAGCAGGCTGAGACATTTCACCAACGACACTCTGCTGGACCTGTTCTTCTATAACAGCCCCACCTACTGCCAGACCATAGTGGACACAGTGGCCTCAGAGATCAACAGACTCCACACCCTCTTCAAACAGAGACACTCAGAATTCAATGGGACAATTTCAGTAGTGGGCCATAGCCTGG GTTCATTGATCCTGTTTGACCTGCTAACCAATCAGAAGACTGGATCAGAAACTAGACAGGGG GTGCCTTCTGGTCAGCCTTGTCATCAAAACTGTGACACACTGCAGGAGACTCTGACCAGGCTTGGTCTACAGCAATTCCTGGATACACTACAGGCAGAAAACCTAGACCTGGAATCactg GCTCTTTGCCAAGACGGTGATCTCAAAGATTTAGGAATTCCTCTTGGACCTCGGAAGAAGATCCTGAACTACGTCAGAAAGAAATGGTTTTCAGAG GAGTGTAAGACAGGGGCAGTACGTCTGCCACCAGGTTTGCAACTTCCATCTGAAGTGGCCTGCGATGCTGATGGCACCCAGCCTTCAGGACTGACGATGCAGCAGACCCAGTTCCACAGGGCGCAGTCTGTCACCAGCGCTGTAGACTACGAATACTTTGACGTCGGCATTGGACAG ACCAATGGAGGCATAGCCAAGGGACAG GTGTCGATTGATTACCCACAGCTGGCTTTCCACCCTcaaacattttttgcttttggCTCTCCTATTGGAATGTTCCTGACTGTCCGTGGGCTCAAACACATCGATCCCAACTACACCTTTCCAACCTGCAAGAGCTTTTACAACATCTACCACCCA TATGACCCTGTGGCCTATCGGATAGAGCCCATGATTGTTACAGAGGTGGATCTGGAGCCCATGCTGATCCCTCATCATAAAGGCCGCAAGAGAATGCACCTGG AGCTAAAGGACAGCTTGACTCGTATGAGCATGGATTTGAAGAACAATGTTTTGGGATCTTTACGGACTGCATGGCAGTCCTTTGCCAGACTACCAGTTGCTGCGCTGCCCCCAGTGGACGAAGCAGATACTGCAATAGAGAGAAACGTTCAAGAGACACAAG CCTCTGCGGCAGTTTCTGCTTCTGCTAAGAGGGAAGGGCAAAGTGCTGATTTTTGGACTAAAATACTGGAGTGGCCCAGGGCCCTTCATAAGCATTACTTCCAAG GAGCGTGTGAGGAGGCAGAGTCCTCAGTTTCAGCAGAGCAGATGGAGCACCCTGAAATTAAAGTGGGAATGTTGAATGGAGGGCGAAGGATCGACTATGTACTTCAGGAAAAACCCATTGAGAGCTTCAACGAGTACCTGTTTGCCATCCAGTCTCATCTTTGTTACTG GGAATCAGAGGACACTGCTCTCCTTCTTCTAAAGGAGATCTACGACAAGCTAGGTGTGGCCTTTGAACAGCCACAACAGTGA